From Melospiza melodia melodia isolate bMelMel2 chromosome 19, bMelMel2.pri, whole genome shotgun sequence, one genomic window encodes:
- the MATN4 gene encoding matrilin-4 gives MKLLPAAPLLLLLLTTLEARPKPAALKCRTGPLDIVFVIDSSRSVRPFEFETMRRFMMDIISNLDVGPNATRVGVIQYSSQVQNIFSLKTFFTRADMERAINSIVPLAQGTMTGLAIQYAMNVAFSTQEGARPPHKGIPRIAIIVTDGRPQDRVTEVATQARNAGIEIYAVGIQRADMNSLRAMASPPLEEHVFLVESFELIQQFAKQFQDKLCGVDMCVEREHGCQHSCISTPGSFYCECNPGYRLNGDGKTCSPIDACADGRHGCQHHCVSLRGSYSCRCRPGYYLSHNKRSCTMIDYCSFGNHSCQHECVSIPNGHYCRCRSGFTLQPDGKSCRATDLCNGVDHGCEFKCVSTEGSYHCVCPEGQRLQADGKTCSKCGAGHVDLVMVIDGSKSVRPQNFELVKQFVNRVVDLLEVSPQGTRVGLVQYSSRVRTEFPLNKYHSADEIKKAVMDVEYMEKGTMTGLALKHMVEHSFSEQEGARPLSHNIPRIGLVFTDGRSQDDISEWARRAKESGIVMFAVGVGKAVEEELRAIASEPVEQHFSYSADFTTMTHLVENFSLNICPEEGKGETEIRSPCECEALVQFQTNTVAILQSLTEKIAQMTARLEDLEKQIANKK, from the exons ATGaagctcctgcctgctgcccctctcctcctgctcctcctgacaACACTGGAAGCCAGACCAAAACCTGCAG CCCTGAAGTGCAGGACGGGTCCCCTGGACATCGTGTTTGTGATCGACAGCTCGCGCAGCGTGCGCCCCTTCGAGTTCGAGACCATGCGGCGCTTCATGATGGACATCATCAGCAACCTGGACGTGGGCCCCAACGCCACACGG GTGGGGGTGATCCAGTACTCCAGCCAGGTGCAGAACATCTTCTCCCTCAAGACCTTCTTCACGCGGGCGGACATGGAGAGGGCCATCAACAGCATCGTGCCGCTGGCCCAGGGCACCATGACGGGGCTGGCCATCCAGTACGCCATGAACGTGGCCTTCAGCACGCAGGAGGGCGCGCGGCCCCCGCACAAGGGCATCCCCCGCATCGCCATCATCGTCACCGACGGGCGGCCCCAGGACCGCGTCACCGAGGTGGCCACGCAGGCCCGCAACGCCGGCATCGAGATCTACGCCGTGGGCATCCAGCGGGCAGACATGaactccctgcgggccatggcctCCCCGCCGCTGGAGGAGCACGTCTTCCTGGTGGAGTCCTTCGAGCTCATCCAGCAGTTCGCCAAGCAGTTCCAGGACAAGCTTTGTG GGGTGGACATGTGCGTGGAGAGGGAGCAcggctgccagcacagctgcatCAGCACCCCTGGCTCCTTCTACTGCGAGTGCAACCCAGGCTACAGGCTCAATGGGGATGGAAAGACCTGTTCCC CCATCGATGCCTGTGCTGATGGGAGGCACGGCTGCCAGCACCACTGTGTCAGCCTGCGGGGCTCCTACTCCTGCCGCTGCCGGCCAGGTTACTACCTCAGCCACAACAAGAGGAGCTGCACGA TGATTGATTACTGCAGCTTTGGGAACCACAGCTGCCAGCACGAGTGTGTGAGCATCCCCAACGGGCACTACTGCCGCTGCCGCAGCGGCTTCACGCTCCAGCCCGACGGCAAGTCCTGCAGGG CCACCGACCTCTGCAACGGGGTGGATCACGGCTGTGAGTTCAAGTGtgtgagcacagagggctccTACCACTGCGTGTGCCCTGAGGGCCAGCGGCTCCAGGCTGATGGCAAGACATGCAGCA agtgtGGAGCTGGGCACGTTGACCTGGTGATGGTGATCGACGGTTCCAAGAGCGTGCGGCCCCAGAACTTTGAGCTGGTGAAGCAGTTTGTGAACCGTGTTGTGGACCTGCTGGAGGTGTCCCCGCAGGGCACGCGGGTGGGGCTGGTGCAGTACTCCAGCCGCGTGCGCACCGAGTTCCCCCTCAACAAGTACCACAGTGCTGATGAGATCAAGAAGGCCGTGATGGATGTGGAGTACATGGAGAAGGGCACCATGACGGGCCTGGCCCTCAAGCACATGGTGgagcacagcttctctgagcaggaaGGTGCCAGGCCTCTCTCCCACAACATCCCCAGAATCGGGCTGGTCTTCACAGATGGACGCTCCCAGGATGACATCTCCGAATGGGCCAGGAGAGCAAAGGAATCAG GGATTGTCATGTTTGCTGTGGGTGTTGGGAAAGCTGTGGAAGAAGAGCTGAGAGCGATCGCCTCCGAGCCAGTGGAGCAGCACTTCTCCTATTCTGCAGACTTCACCACCATGACCCACCTTGTGGAGAACTTCTCCCTGAACATCTGCCCAG AGGAGGGCAAAGGGGAGACGGAGATCCGCAGCCCGTGCGAGTGCGAGGCGCTGGTGCAGTTCCAGACCAACACCGTGGCCATCCTGCAGAGCCTGACCGAGAAAA TTGCTCAGATGACAGCCAGACTTGAAGATCTGGAAAAGCAGATTGCCAACAAGAAGTGA